The Vespula vulgaris chromosome 4, iyVesVulg1.1, whole genome shotgun sequence genome has a segment encoding these proteins:
- the LOC127063317 gene encoding alanine--tRNA ligase, mitochondrial codes for MHTQQLFFYNMNKISVPKLLRSHCTKTMYKSANTIRKEFLDYFTKELQHDIIHSSPVSLLNDHSTAFVNAGMNQFKGVFLGYYDPPSTKVVNSQKCIRVGGKHSDLNIVGSDTYHHTFFEMLGNWSFGDYFKKESCRYALDLLTGPYNIKKEFLYITYFGGCEELGLQPDEECKDIWLSLGIPENRILPFGMQDNFWEMGLSGPCGPCTEIHIDITKQLGDQSSKVNTGHPDIIELWNIVFIQYNRLTGNHAIQPLSKYHIDTGMGFERLVTLLQGKKSSYDTDLFQPLFETIRRNTNAPEYKGTFGTCDINDIDYAYRILADYARMITVALCDGVIPEKNQKLRRILRKGIDVSENTFKKRDLLFDLTYTVVDILGDAYPELKNNLKQAHKIIEFEENLYEKLCKTYGKEWKKIVATRPELASVTSCMASGLVNGYKDLQSMLKKNKTVYASGILPGYMAFKLFDTHGLNIETIIELATVESLQVDKEDFEKEMNKARLKSKVGIIKTNQNIEKSLTLLTENDIPQTDDSFKYIYEYKNDNYEFPKLRSKVIGLLINGNLILGEELKAILMNFDKKKDTDILLNDKNEIDIILNKTMCYSFQGGQKSDIGFIYLKNVIFQISKAEKINGYVIHSGKFVKNNLANAYSELEDWNDCVIFIDTHVRTSHMRNHTATHLLNAALKFIFPVVYQRNSLVSENILKFQFSSFGDEITLTHIAKIEQLINDVIKTNALVDNRILNLLQLLAENNVTMVPGEIYPHTDIRIIDINTNELKSKELCCGTHVKNTGFLEQFCVLNYSSKGALNCTIHATTGPLAKAAILAGKQLLEKIEKLENYITTENIKNDELNLQIKEIQQKLNENNETADIPLPYLIKEECNAKLQNLLEIIMKQKIANERTSIVTEVKDSMKSYNSFIVHNLQHTLKHLSLQDVIFLFPNVPILLISYNKNIIKVSCSVPQEFLSDKFNAQTWIKVIFQVFNQEFNLNKNKNSLTICHTKFKNISEEHAKKLVETAAIEATEYASMLIDKKMITEKN; via the exons GGAAAACACAGTGATTTAAATATTGTTGGTAGTGATACTTATCATCATACGTTCTTTGAAATGTTAGGAAATTGGTCCTTTGGAGATTACTTTAAG aaagaaagctGTCGTTATGCGTTAGATTTATTGACAGGtccatataatattaaaaaagaatttttgtacATTACATACTTTGGTGGTTGTGAGGAATTAGGATTACAACCAGATGAAGAATGTAAAGATATCTGGTTAAGTCTTGGTATTCCAGAAAACAGAATATTACCATTTGGAATGCAAGATAATTTTTGGGAAATGGGACTTTCAGGTCCTTGTGGTCCTTGTACagaaatacatatagatattacAAAGCAATTGGGAGATCAAAGTTCAAAAGTAAATACAGGTCATCCAGATATTATTGAACTATGGAATATAGtgtttattcaatataatag acTTACAGGTAATCATGCTATTCAACCATTATCAAAATATCATATAGACACAGGGATGGGTTTTGAAAGATTAGTTACTTTACTGCAAGGAAAAAAATCTAGTTATGATACAGATCTTTTTCAACCATTATTTGAAACAATACGTCGCAATACAAATGCTCCTGAATACAAAGGCACTTTTGGAACTTgcgatataaatgatatagatTACGCATATAGAATATTAGCTGATTATGCGAGAATGATCACTGTTGCATTATGTGATGGTGTAATAccagaaaaaaa TCAGAAATTGAGAAGAATATTAAGGAAGGGAATAGATGTGAgtgaaaatacatttaaaaagagagatttacTTTTTGATCTTACATATACTGTTGTTGATATTCTTGGAGATGCTTACCCAgaactaaaaaataatcttaaacag gcccataaaataatagaatttgaagaaaatttatatgaaaaattatgtaaaacgTATGgcaaagaatggaaaaaaattgttgcaaCTAGACCAGAATTAGCTTCTGTTACTTCTTGCATGGCATCAGGACTGGTAAATGGATATAAAGATTTACAATctatgttaaaaaagaataa AACCGTATATGCATCTGGTATTTTACCAGGATATATggcatttaaattatttgacaCTCATGGattaaatatagaaacaaTAATAGAATTGGCTACAGTTGAATCACTTCAAGTTGATAAagaagattttgaaaaagaaatgaataaggCAAGACTTAAATCTAAAGTTGGAATAATTAAAACCAATcagaatattgaaaaatctttAACATTACTTACTGAGAATGATATACCACAAACAGatgattcatttaaatacatctacgaatataaaaacgaCAATTATGAATTTCCCAAACTTAGAAGTAAAGTTATAGGATTGCTTATCAATG GTAACCTTATATTAGGAGAGGAGTTAAAAGCAATTCTGATGAATtttgacaaaaagaaagatacagataTACTATTAAAtgacaaaaatgaaattgacatcatattaaacaaaacaatGTGTTATTCATTTCAGGGAGGCCAAAAATCAGACATaggtttcatttatttaaaaaatgtgataTTTCAGATAAGTAAAGCTGAAAAAATTAATGGCTATGTTATTCACTCTGGCAAATTCGTGAAAAATAATCTagc GAATGCTTATTCAGAATTAGAAGATTGGAATGATTGTGTAATCTTTATAGATACACATGTCCGCACAAGTCATATGAGGAATCATACAGCAACACATTTACTAAATGCTGCTTTAAAGTTTATATTCCCAGTTGTTTATCAACGAAATTCTTTGGTctctgaaaatatattaaagtttCAGTTTTCTTCATTTGGAGATGAAATTACATTAACACATATAGCAAAAATAGAACAACTTATTAACGATGTTATAAAAACCAATGCATTAGTAGACAATAGAATTTTGAATTTGTTGCAATTATTAGCAGAAAATAATGTTACAATGGTACCAGGTGAAATATATCCACATACAGATATTAggataatcgatattaatacaaatgaattaaaatcaaa agAATTATGTTGTGGAACACATGTTAAAAACACAGGATTTCTGGAACAATTTTGTGTTCTAAATTATAGTTCTAAAGGTGCATTAAATTGTACAATTCATGCTACTACTGGACCATTAGCTAAAGCAGCAATATTAGCTGGTAAACAATTATtggaaaagattgaaaaactagaaaattatattactactgaaaatattaaaaacgatgagttaaatttacaaattaaagAGATACAGCAGAagttaaacgaaaataatgaaactgCAGATATACCATTACCTTATCTTATTAAGGAAGAATGTAAtgcaaaattacaaaatttacttgaaataattatgaaacaaaaaatagcaAATGAAAG gaCTTCTATTGTAACAGAAGTAAAAGATTCTATGAAATCATACAATTCTTTTATTGTTCATAATTTACAACATACACTAAAACATCTTTCCTTACAAgatgtaatatttctttttccaaatgtACCAATACTTCTGATATCATATAACAAGAATATCATTAAAGTTAGTTGCAGTGTACCACag GAATTTTTATCTGATAAATTTAATGCTCAAACATGGATAAAAGTgatctttcaagtttttaatcaagaatttaatttaaataaaaataaaaattctttaacgaTATGCcatacaaaatttaaaaatatatctgagGAACATGCAAAAAAATTGGTAGAGACAGCAGCTATAGAGGCTACAGAATATGCATCCATGTTAATAgacaaaaaaatgattacagagaaaaattag